From the genome of Deinococcus sp. JMULE3, one region includes:
- the dnaB gene encoding replicative DNA helicase encodes MELTPRVPPHSNDAEISVLGSILLDNDTLNTLGDTVTPEMFYREGHRKIFTAMRTLQERGEPVDLVTLSEDLRVKGMLDEVGGLTYLIGLSDQVPTAAYAEHYARIVQEKATLRSLISASGKAMQLAYEAQLPLEDLLDRAEKMIFEVAEQKKKGEAFQAMNEVVTETFEYITLLHQNKGIPDGVSTGFRDLDEQISGLQKGSLNVLAARPSMGKCVSADTLIDVPGTGERITVEAFVRRELPVVLSVTPDGQVRESRVGAWIDSGVKSVRRVTTRTGRVVETTPHHPFLGVDGWTPLYDLKVGDRIAVPREVAVFGSVDALSAERVRLLAYLLAEGGLTQSSPRFTNADPELVEDFRACLRAEFPELDMIQDERTGMDYRISRRWSPGEQKNRVNPLTEWLRELGVWGEHADSKRIPDVVWTLTREGLASFLRVLLSCDGTLYALAGKARIEFTVASEGLARDVHHALIRFGIVSKLWQKTGRSWRVEITEPRSIAGYQNRIGWLGAKAQREIPVSAGQRSNVGHPGVGAWVHVRRAAQARGLSLSALARAAGEHTGGGFNAHTSRGLPQARAARYAAVLDDPHLSMLGSGALYWDDIVTIEDVGERQVYDLTVPGDANFIAADICLHNTAFALSIAQNVALRGEKAVAVFSLEMPAVQLALRMLCSEARVDMNRIRSGQLNERDFERLAHAAGRLADAPMIIDDEADLTLNNLRSKLRRIAAQHGRLGLVVIDYLQLMSGSKGGGGTENRQQEISTISRGLKGLAREMEVPIIVLSQLSRAVEQRPNHRPMLSDLRESGAIEQDADIVMFIYRDEYYNKETDQQGIAEIIVGKQRNGPVGTVKLQFHSAHVRFNDLAPEGV; translated from the coding sequence TTGGAACTCACGCCACGCGTTCCGCCGCACAGCAACGACGCTGAAATCAGCGTGCTGGGCAGCATTCTGCTGGACAACGACACCCTGAACACCCTGGGCGACACGGTCACGCCCGAGATGTTCTACCGCGAGGGTCACCGCAAGATCTTCACCGCCATGCGCACCCTGCAGGAGCGCGGCGAACCGGTGGACCTCGTCACGCTCAGCGAGGACCTGCGCGTCAAGGGCATGCTCGACGAGGTGGGCGGCCTGACGTACCTGATCGGTCTGTCGGACCAGGTGCCGACCGCCGCGTACGCCGAGCACTACGCGCGGATCGTGCAGGAGAAGGCCACGCTGCGCTCGCTGATCAGCGCGTCCGGCAAGGCCATGCAGCTCGCGTACGAGGCGCAGCTGCCGCTGGAGGACCTGCTCGACCGCGCCGAGAAGATGATCTTCGAGGTCGCCGAGCAGAAGAAGAAGGGCGAGGCGTTCCAGGCGATGAACGAGGTCGTCACCGAGACCTTCGAGTACATCACGCTGCTGCACCAGAACAAGGGCATCCCCGACGGCGTCAGCACGGGCTTCCGCGACCTGGACGAGCAGATCTCGGGGTTGCAGAAGGGCAGCCTGAACGTGCTGGCCGCCCGGCCGTCGATGGGGAAATGCGTGTCGGCCGACACGCTGATTGACGTGCCGGGCACCGGAGAGCGGATCACGGTGGAGGCGTTCGTGCGCCGCGAGTTGCCGGTCGTGTTGAGTGTCACGCCGGACGGCCAGGTGCGGGAGTCGCGGGTGGGCGCGTGGATTGACAGTGGGGTGAAGTCGGTGCGGCGCGTGACGACCCGCACGGGGCGCGTGGTCGAGACCACCCCGCACCACCCGTTCCTGGGTGTGGACGGCTGGACGCCGCTGTATGACCTGAAGGTCGGCGACCGGATTGCCGTGCCGCGAGAGGTGGCCGTGTTCGGTTCCGTGGATGCCCTGAGTGCGGAGCGTGTGCGGCTCCTGGCCTACCTGCTGGCCGAGGGAGGCCTCACGCAGAGCAGCCCGAGGTTCACGAACGCCGATCCCGAACTGGTCGAGGATTTCCGCGCGTGCCTGCGGGCGGAGTTCCCGGAGCTGGACATGATCCAGGACGAGCGGACCGGAATGGACTACCGGATCAGTCGCCGCTGGTCGCCCGGCGAGCAGAAGAACCGCGTCAATCCCCTGACCGAGTGGCTCCGTGAGCTGGGCGTGTGGGGTGAACACGCGGACAGCAAGCGCATTCCGGACGTGGTCTGGACCCTGACCCGCGAGGGGCTGGCGTCGTTCCTGCGGGTGCTGCTGTCGTGTGACGGAACGCTGTACGCCCTGGCCGGAAAGGCACGGATCGAGTTCACGGTCGCCAGCGAGGGGCTGGCGCGTGACGTGCACCACGCCCTGATCCGCTTCGGGATCGTGTCGAAGCTGTGGCAGAAGACCGGGCGGTCCTGGCGGGTCGAGATCACCGAGCCGCGGAGTATCGCCGGGTACCAGAACCGGATCGGCTGGCTGGGTGCCAAGGCGCAGCGGGAGATTCCCGTGAGTGCCGGTCAGCGGAGCAATGTCGGTCATCCGGGTGTCGGCGCGTGGGTGCATGTTCGTCGGGCCGCGCAGGCCCGCGGCCTGAGTCTGTCCGCTCTGGCCCGCGCGGCGGGAGAGCACACCGGGGGCGGGTTCAATGCGCACACGTCGCGCGGTCTGCCGCAGGCTCGCGCGGCGCGGTACGCCGCCGTGCTGGACGATCCGCACCTGTCCATGCTGGGCAGCGGCGCACTGTACTGGGACGACATCGTCACCATCGAGGACGTGGGTGAACGGCAGGTGTACGACCTGACGGTGCCCGGTGACGCGAACTTCATCGCGGCGGACATCTGCCTGCACAACACGGCGTTCGCGCTGTCCATCGCGCAGAACGTCGCGCTGCGCGGCGAGAAGGCGGTCGCGGTGTTCAGTCTGGAAATGCCTGCCGTGCAGCTCGCGCTGCGCATGCTGTGCAGCGAGGCGCGCGTGGACATGAACCGCATCCGCTCGGGTCAGCTGAACGAGCGGGATTTCGAGCGGCTGGCGCACGCGGCCGGGCGACTGGCGGACGCGCCGATGATCATCGATGACGAGGCGGACCTGACGCTGAACAACCTGCGCAGCAAGCTGCGGCGGATCGCGGCGCAGCACGGGCGGCTGGGGCTCGTGGTCATCGACTACCTGCAGCTCATGTCGGGCAGCAAGGGCGGGGGCGGCACCGAGAACCGCCAGCAGGAGATCAGCACCATCTCGCGCGGCCTGAAGGGCCTGGCGCGTGAGATGGAGGTGCCGATCATCGTGCTGTCGCAGCTGTCGCGCGCCGTCGAGCAGCGCCCCAACCACCGTCCGATGCTGTCGGACCTGCGTGAGTCGGGCGCGATCGAGCAGGACGCGGACATCGTGATGTTCATCTACCGCGACGAGTACTACAACAAGGAGACCGATCAGCAGGGCATCGCGGAGATCATCGTCGGCAAGCAGCGCAACGGTCCGGTCGGTACGGTGAAGTTGCAGTTTCACAGCGCGCACGTCCGCTTCAACGACCTCGCGCCGGAGGGCGTGTAA
- a CDS encoding NUDIX hydrolase — protein sequence MAEEQVKSGGQGAQRRRRRRRGTGGAQARPGQVTNTTATPVPAAPSKRGQKRPLADPRIGVGCIVLRGDEILLVRERGRWSLPKGGLEAGELVQDGARRETFEETGLIVELRDLAFIVEFQAVTWGHHLQFFYTGREVGGKLEPRDPDRDVQEARFVPIRQLREFIRFRPRLVALETWLRERRPRHFVFNLDKEPAMLRKRRRVGDGAPAVRAPEPEFTDEPDL from the coding sequence ATGGCGGAAGAACAGGTCAAGTCCGGAGGGCAGGGCGCGCAGCGCCGCCGCCGTCGTCGCCGCGGCACCGGGGGCGCGCAGGCGCGGCCCGGGCAGGTCACGAACACCACCGCCACGCCCGTCCCGGCGGCGCCCAGCAAGCGCGGGCAGAAGCGGCCGCTGGCGGACCCGCGGATCGGCGTGGGCTGCATCGTGCTGCGCGGCGACGAGATCCTGCTCGTGCGCGAGCGGGGCCGCTGGTCGCTGCCCAAGGGCGGCCTGGAGGCCGGGGAACTCGTGCAGGACGGCGCGCGGCGCGAGACCTTCGAGGAGACCGGGCTGATCGTGGAACTGCGCGACCTGGCGTTCATCGTGGAGTTCCAGGCCGTCACGTGGGGGCACCACCTGCAGTTCTTCTACACCGGGCGTGAGGTGGGCGGGAAGCTGGAGCCGCGCGACCCGGACCGGGACGTGCAGGAGGCGCGCTTCGTGCCGATCCGGCAGCTGCGGGAGTTCATCCGCTTCCGGCCGCGACTGGTGGCGCTGGAGACGTGGCTGCGCGAGCGGCGCCCGAGGCACTTCGTGTTCAACCTGGACAAGGAACCCGCGATGCTGCGCAAGCGGCGCCGGGTGGGCGACGGTGCTCCGGCCGTCCGCGCGCCGGAACCGGAATTCACGGACGAACCGGACCTGTAA
- a CDS encoding SDR family NAD(P)-dependent oxidoreductase, producing the protein MTQQTPIAAVPAHTTVGEVLAGQVIAVTGADQGYGRTISAALARAGASVVLIGNNSETLAAAASQLEHAGGAAIPIKADVGVPLDWLSAQTRILDIYGSLHGIVHLADKRAHAEFTMLSENEWMDLFNCNVKSSVAIAQIIRRRLPGTWLTLIGPHTDERGLHVHPQRGAVQGLVENAHRENLRLNLLLPSRASSSDDTLDRPLSNAVLALAAPGMASLRGNVIEVPLPPVPKLRVQEDYPL; encoded by the coding sequence ATGACCCAGCAGACCCCCATCGCTGCCGTGCCCGCGCACACCACCGTCGGTGAAGTGCTGGCCGGACAGGTGATCGCCGTCACCGGGGCGGACCAGGGGTACGGACGCACCATCAGCGCCGCCCTGGCCCGCGCCGGGGCCAGCGTCGTGTTGATCGGCAACAACAGCGAGACCCTCGCCGCGGCCGCCAGTCAGCTCGAACACGCGGGCGGCGCCGCCATCCCCATCAAGGCCGACGTCGGCGTGCCCCTGGACTGGCTGAGCGCCCAGACCCGCATCCTCGACATCTACGGCAGCCTGCACGGCATCGTGCACCTCGCCGACAAACGCGCCCACGCCGAGTTCACCATGCTCAGCGAGAACGAATGGATGGACCTGTTCAACTGCAACGTGAAAAGCAGCGTCGCCATCGCGCAGATCATCCGCCGCCGCCTCCCCGGCACCTGGCTGACCCTCATCGGGCCGCACACCGACGAACGCGGCCTGCACGTCCACCCGCAGCGCGGCGCCGTGCAGGGCCTCGTGGAGAACGCCCACCGCGAGAACCTCCGCCTGAACCTGCTGCTGCCCTCACGCGCCAGCAGCAGCGACGACACCCTCGACCGCCCACTGTCCAACGCCGTCCTGGCCCTCGCCGCGCCCGGCATGGCCTCCCTGCGCGGCAACGTCATCGAGGTGCCCCTCCCCCCCGTGCCGAAACTGCGCGTGCAGGAGGACTACCCCCTGTGA
- the nrdR gene encoding transcriptional regulator NrdR, with protein sequence MKCPYCSAPDSKVVNSRPSDDGASIRRRRECLNCARRFTTYERAQLEPLMVVKRSGPREAFNPDKLLRGLVLATEKRPVDQDLLRAFAYGFEDEVQTGEIRSEEIGRRAMTFLRPLDDVAYIRFASVYRDFDSLERFIEEIRGLKDEQ encoded by the coding sequence GTGAAATGCCCGTACTGCTCCGCGCCGGACAGCAAGGTCGTGAACTCCCGGCCCAGCGACGACGGCGCCAGCATCCGCCGCCGCCGCGAATGCCTGAACTGCGCCCGGCGCTTCACCACTTACGAACGCGCGCAGCTCGAGCCGCTGATGGTCGTCAAACGCAGCGGCCCGCGCGAGGCGTTCAACCCCGACAAGCTGCTGCGCGGACTGGTCCTCGCCACCGAGAAACGCCCCGTGGATCAGGACCTGCTGCGCGCCTTCGCGTACGGCTTCGAGGACGAGGTGCAGACCGGCGAGATCCGCAGCGAGGAGATCGGCCGCCGCGCCATGACCTTCCTGCGGCCCCTGGACGACGTGGCGTACATCCGCTTCGCGAGCGTGTACCGCGACTTCGACAGCCTGGAACGCTTCATCGAAGAAATCCGCGGCCTGAAAGACGAACAGTGA
- a CDS encoding transposase — protein MPRIPSLPHSIITAQLNRVTSLSGLVPYSTLRKSAISKEMARDSFASTEDLQRRARNAPSGAFLAIDFVMVPHAGRTMEGVNYHYSGQAQTRLGHQFTSAALVRFGEDPVPLLERFKVSQPLETTCYPYRTATQEMIHVVQDCLAAGVPMAGLLLDGEFGRDAAVTFSREHQIPVLIRAKANMTVQFEGESLTLGALSRQFPPERCHLYAEFGWRVRRLPVAREVGGFDVLIVWRKVHGEWTRFFLFSTFGGDVTVRSLLRAWKARWGIEVIHRFFKQNLGLGRCHCRTLQAQENWVWCVVEAFHAVLRVRREGPGMTWRAAQRQAAQNAEQYVLTGLEQDGPLLDAA, from the coding sequence ATGCCTCGCATCCCTAGCCTACCGCACAGCATCATCACCGCCCAGCTGAACCGGGTCACCAGCCTCAGTGGCCTCGTCCCCTACAGCACCCTGCGGAAAAGTGCCATCTCCAAAGAGATGGCACGGGACTCCTTCGCATCGACAGAAGACCTCCAGCGTCGAGCCAGGAACGCGCCTTCCGGCGCGTTCCTGGCCATCGATTTCGTCATGGTGCCCCACGCCGGACGGACGATGGAAGGCGTGAACTACCACTACAGCGGTCAGGCTCAGACCCGTCTGGGCCATCAGTTCACCTCCGCGGCCCTGGTCAGGTTCGGTGAAGATCCAGTTCCGTTGCTCGAGCGCTTCAAGGTTTCCCAGCCCCTTGAGACGACCTGTTACCCGTACCGCACCGCCACGCAGGAAATGATCCACGTCGTTCAGGATTGCCTCGCGGCGGGCGTCCCCATGGCGGGTCTGCTGCTGGATGGAGAGTTCGGGCGGGACGCGGCCGTGACCTTCAGTCGCGAGCATCAGATTCCGGTCTTGATCCGTGCCAAAGCCAATATGACCGTGCAGTTCGAGGGTGAGTCCCTCACCCTCGGTGCGCTGAGCCGGCAGTTCCCTCCGGAACGCTGTCACCTGTACGCGGAGTTCGGGTGGCGCGTCCGTCGATTGCCGGTTGCCCGTGAGGTCGGTGGGTTCGATGTCCTGATCGTGTGGCGCAAGGTGCACGGGGAGTGGACACGGTTTTTCCTGTTCAGCACGTTTGGTGGTGACGTCACGGTTCGCTCACTGCTGCGGGCCTGGAAGGCCCGCTGGGGAATCGAGGTGATCCACCGGTTCTTCAAGCAGAATCTGGGGCTGGGACGCTGTCATTGCCGGACGCTCCAGGCGCAGGAGAACTGGGTGTGGTGCGTGGTGGAAGCCTTTCACGCAGTGCTACGGGTGCGTCGGGAAGGACCGGGCATGACGTGGCGAGCCGCACAACGGCAGGCAGCTCAGAATGCCGAACAGTACGTCCTGACCGGCCTTGAGCAGGACGGACCCCTGCTTGACGCCGCGTGA
- a CDS encoding branched-chain amino acid ABC transporter permease — translation MSAVSKLGATRDPARVTRAAWLIGLGIILLALPHLIYPVLALDILAWGLFAVAFDLLFGFSGLLSFGHAAFWGTSAYLTAYLLGHGQSVPVAIAGGTLSALALAVPVAYLSVRSSGIYFSMITLAFAQMVSFLALQWTDLTGGENGLQGFARPSFLGLDFSDAQVRYYVCLALFTLGFGVAYRAVRSPFGQAQQAVRDSEQRAQSVGYNPARFKFTAFLLSAGLAGLAGAMYTFGHGVVSLEVVNWRTSGEVVMMTLLGGTTTLFGPVIGAGIVLLLRDVLTTANLPVGIVTGVVFVLVVLFFRRGVVGTLEHWLRRR, via the coding sequence GTGAGCGCCGTCTCGAAACTGGGGGCCACGCGCGATCCGGCCCGCGTGACCCGCGCCGCGTGGCTGATCGGCCTGGGCATCATCCTGCTGGCGCTGCCGCACCTGATCTACCCGGTGCTGGCGCTGGACATCCTGGCGTGGGGCCTGTTCGCGGTGGCGTTCGACCTGCTGTTCGGGTTCAGCGGGCTGCTGTCGTTCGGGCACGCGGCCTTCTGGGGTACCAGCGCGTACCTGACCGCGTACCTGCTGGGGCACGGGCAGAGCGTCCCGGTGGCCATCGCGGGCGGCACGCTGAGTGCGCTGGCGCTGGCGGTGCCGGTCGCGTACCTCAGCGTGCGGTCCAGCGGCATCTACTTCAGCATGATCACACTGGCGTTCGCGCAGATGGTGTCGTTCCTGGCGCTGCAGTGGACGGACCTGACCGGCGGCGAGAATGGCCTGCAGGGCTTCGCGCGGCCCAGCTTCCTGGGCCTGGACTTCAGTGACGCGCAGGTGCGGTACTACGTGTGCCTCGCGCTGTTCACGCTGGGCTTCGGCGTGGCGTACCGCGCGGTCCGCAGTCCCTTCGGGCAGGCGCAGCAGGCCGTGCGTGACAGCGAGCAGCGCGCGCAGAGCGTCGGGTACAACCCCGCGCGCTTCAAGTTCACGGCGTTCCTGCTCAGTGCCGGGCTGGCCGGACTGGCAGGCGCGATGTACACCTTCGGGCACGGCGTGGTCAGCCTGGAGGTCGTGAACTGGCGCACGTCCGGCGAGGTCGTCATGATGACCCTGCTGGGCGGCACCACCACCCTGTTCGGCCCGGTGATCGGCGCGGGGATCGTGCTGCTGCTGCGCGACGTGCTGACCACCGCGAACCTCCCGGTGGGCATCGTGACGGGCGTGGTGTTCGTGCTGGTCGTGCTGTTCTTCCGCCGGGGCGTGGTCGGCACGCTGGAACACTGGCTGCGCCGCCGATAA
- a CDS encoding branched-chain amino acid ABC transporter permease, protein MNTQLLLIQVFNGLVNGAFYALLSLGLAVIFGMLRIVNFMHGALYMLGAFAAFALGQLLGLGFWPSLILAPLLVGLLGVVLERGLLSRLYGLEPSYNLLLTFGLTLLTQDLVKQVMLSRFAVSSAPYSPPEVLSGVVNLGFVVFPKYRLFVIALSLVVCLVTWFVIEKTRVGAIIRASTENPVVTRAFGINVSGWVTGVFAVGAALAGLAGVLAAPIYSVEPYMGAELIITTFAVVVIGGMGSILGSVVTGFAVGVLAAVGAAVYPPIANTLVFILMALVLLVRPSGLFGLPEGAR, encoded by the coding sequence ATGAATACACAGTTACTCTTGATTCAGGTGTTCAACGGTCTGGTGAACGGCGCGTTCTACGCGCTGCTGTCGCTGGGTCTCGCGGTGATCTTCGGGATGCTGCGGATCGTGAATTTCATGCATGGCGCGCTGTACATGCTGGGCGCGTTCGCGGCGTTCGCGCTGGGGCAGCTGCTGGGCCTGGGGTTCTGGCCGTCGCTGATCCTGGCGCCGCTGCTCGTGGGCCTGCTGGGCGTGGTGCTGGAACGTGGGCTGCTGTCGCGGCTGTACGGGCTGGAACCCAGTTACAACCTGCTGCTGACGTTCGGCCTGACGTTGCTCACGCAGGATCTGGTGAAGCAGGTCATGCTGAGCCGCTTCGCGGTGTCCAGCGCGCCGTACTCGCCGCCCGAGGTGCTGTCGGGCGTGGTGAACCTGGGCTTCGTGGTGTTCCCGAAGTACCGCCTGTTCGTGATCGCCCTGTCGCTGGTCGTGTGCTTGGTCACGTGGTTCGTGATCGAGAAGACGCGCGTGGGCGCGATCATCCGCGCCAGCACGGAGAACCCGGTCGTGACGCGGGCATTCGGCATCAACGTGAGCGGCTGGGTGACCGGCGTGTTCGCGGTGGGCGCGGCCCTGGCGGGACTGGCAGGCGTGCTGGCCGCGCCGATCTACTCGGTCGAGCCGTACATGGGTGCCGAGCTGATCATCACGACGTTCGCGGTGGTCGTGATCGGCGGGATGGGCAGCATCCTGGGGTCGGTCGTGACCGGTTTCGCGGTGGGGGTGCTCGCGGCGGTGGGCGCGGCGGTGTACCCGCCGATCGCGAACACGCTGGTGTTCATCCTGATGGCGCTGGTGCTGCTGGTGCGGCCCAGTGGGCTGTTCGGCCTGCCTGAGGGGGCACGGTGA
- a CDS encoding ABC transporter substrate-binding protein, producing the protein MNKTRTAILALTALLLAPAASAQSLSDGSIKVGVLTDLSGVYSELSGQGSVKAAQMAAEDFMKANRAYAGKVSVIGVDHQNKADVAGNKAAEMIDRQNVDMLVDMPTSSAALAATEVARQKKTVAMVVTGATTALTNEKCNKYTFHYAYDNYMLANGTGTAVTKRGGSSWYIIYPNYAFGQDLNRQMVSAVQENGGKLAAPSDATPFPNTDFSSYLLKAQSVRPKIFGTMQAGNDLVNVVKQYNEFGLKKQGIGLGIGLLFETDVAALGQDAFAGAIATVPWFWNFDARSRQWAGRFEKTFGKKPTWAQAGVYSATLQYLNAVARARSDNSDAVVRALEGHSFDDFFARNATIRPQDHRVLLDVQVVQVKGKSESKEAGDIYKRLNTIPAAKAFMPLSENKCRM; encoded by the coding sequence ATGAACAAGACCCGCACCGCCATCCTGGCCCTGACCGCCCTGCTTCTGGCGCCCGCCGCCTCGGCCCAGTCCCTGTCCGACGGGAGCATCAAGGTGGGCGTCCTGACCGACCTGTCCGGCGTGTACTCCGAGCTGTCCGGGCAGGGCAGCGTGAAGGCCGCGCAGATGGCCGCCGAGGACTTCATGAAAGCCAACCGCGCGTACGCTGGGAAGGTCAGCGTCATCGGCGTGGACCACCAGAACAAGGCCGACGTCGCCGGGAACAAGGCCGCCGAGATGATCGACCGGCAGAACGTGGACATGCTGGTCGACATGCCGACCAGCAGCGCCGCGCTGGCCGCCACCGAGGTCGCCCGGCAGAAGAAGACGGTCGCCATGGTCGTCACCGGCGCCACCACCGCCCTCACGAACGAGAAGTGCAACAAGTACACCTTCCACTACGCGTACGACAACTACATGCTCGCCAACGGCACCGGCACCGCCGTCACGAAACGCGGCGGGAGCAGCTGGTACATCATCTACCCCAACTACGCGTTCGGGCAGGACCTGAACCGCCAGATGGTGTCGGCCGTGCAGGAGAACGGCGGGAAACTGGCCGCGCCCAGCGACGCCACACCCTTTCCGAACACCGACTTCAGCTCGTACCTGCTGAAAGCGCAGAGCGTGCGCCCAAAGATCTTCGGGACCATGCAGGCCGGGAACGACCTCGTGAACGTCGTCAAGCAGTACAACGAGTTCGGCCTGAAGAAACAGGGCATCGGGCTGGGCATCGGCCTGCTGTTCGAAACGGACGTGGCCGCGCTGGGTCAGGACGCCTTCGCGGGTGCGATCGCCACCGTGCCGTGGTTCTGGAACTTCGACGCGCGTTCCCGCCAGTGGGCCGGGCGCTTCGAGAAGACCTTCGGGAAGAAACCCACCTGGGCGCAGGCCGGCGTGTACTCTGCGACCCTGCAGTACCTGAACGCCGTGGCGCGCGCCAGGAGCGACAACAGCGACGCGGTCGTCAGGGCGCTCGAAGGTCACTCCTTCGACGACTTCTTCGCGCGCAACGCCACGATCCGCCCGCAGGACCACCGCGTCCTGCTCGACGTGCAGGTCGTGCAGGTCAAGGGCAAGAGCGAATCCAAGGAAGCCGGGGACATCTACAAGCGCCTGAACACCATTCCCGCCGCGAAGGCCTTCATGCCCCTGAGCGAGAACAAGTGCCGCATGTGA